One Brevibacterium spongiae DNA segment encodes these proteins:
- a CDS encoding IclR family transcriptional regulator, giving the protein MANSKSGDSMIDRLVRVLASFDPDHQSLSAEEIAERAELPKSTAYRLVGDMMRHDLLQRDPTGRIRIGVGMWELSNRASDAVGLASVARPHMMAVHEFVGENTQLGILREREVLIIERMSAPNAVIHRSKTAGRLPAHASSCGLVLLAYAPKHVREAYLRGPLTAITEKTTTDPAALRRMFTSIRSHHFAELSGHIDEGTTGITVPVFDAGGLAIAGLGVVIDSEHKKGVPAIMRALRTASARITQDLANDDRVIV; this is encoded by the coding sequence ATGGCGAACTCCAAGTCCGGCGACTCGATGATCGATCGCCTCGTCCGCGTGCTCGCATCGTTCGACCCCGATCACCAGAGCCTCAGCGCCGAGGAGATCGCCGAACGCGCCGAGCTGCCGAAGTCCACGGCGTACCGCCTGGTCGGCGACATGATGCGTCATGACCTGCTGCAGCGCGACCCGACCGGGCGGATCCGGATCGGCGTGGGGATGTGGGAGCTGTCGAATCGCGCCTCCGATGCCGTCGGGCTCGCCTCGGTGGCCAGGCCGCACATGATGGCCGTGCACGAATTCGTCGGCGAGAACACTCAGCTGGGGATCCTGCGGGAGCGGGAGGTGCTCATCATCGAGCGGATGTCGGCTCCGAATGCGGTCATCCACCGGTCGAAGACGGCCGGCCGTCTGCCGGCGCATGCCTCCTCGTGTGGTCTCGTGCTCTTGGCCTATGCGCCCAAGCACGTGCGGGAGGCCTATCTGCGGGGACCCCTGACAGCGATCACGGAGAAGACGACGACGGATCCCGCCGCGCTGCGCAGGATGTTCACCTCGATCCGTTCGCATCATTTCGCTGAGCTCTCCGGGCATATCGATGAGGGCACGACGGGCATCACGGTTCCGGTCTTCGACGCCGGCGGGCTGGCGATCGCCGGTCTCGGCGTCGTCATCGATTCGGAGCACAAGAAAGGAGTGCCCGCGATCATGCGGGCGCTGCGGACCGCCTCGGCGAGGATCACTCAGGACCTCGCCAACGATGACCGTGTCATCGTCTGA